CAGTCGAACAGGGGGCCGGGGTCGCGCTTGCGGCCCGGGGCCACGTGCTCGTGCCCCACGATCCGCTCCGGCCGGATGGCGGGGTGGGCCCGCATCAGCTCCGCCAGGAGCCGATCCAGGGTCTGGTACTGGGGCTCGGTGTAGGGGGTGACCTCGTCCCCCTCCAGCTCGATGCCCACCGAGAACCGGTTCACGTCGGGCACCCCGTCGAGCAGGCTCTCGCCCGCGTGCCAAGCCTTGCGGTCGGTGTCCACGAACTGCACGCACCCGCCCCGGCGGTCGATCAGGAAGTGGGCCGACACCCGCAGGTCCGCGATCTGCCGGAAGTAGGGGTGCAGCCCGGGATCGAGCCGGTTCTGGAACAGCGCCTCGATGTGGCCCCCGCCGAACTCGCCCGGCGGCAGGCTGATGTGGTGGAGCACCACCGCGTCCACCTCGGCCCCGCCCCGGTCGGATGCGTTGGGGCTCGGCACCCACCGGGCCCAGGGCACGATCACGGCCGCTCCCCCGACGGCCCGGCCCGGGGGTCGAGCCGGTCGCGCAGCACGTCACCCAGCACGTTGATCCCCAGCACGGCCACCAGGATCGCCAGGCCCGGGAACAGGGCCAGGTGGGGCGCGAACAGCAGGTAGTCCACCCCCTGGCTCAGCAGCCCGCCCCAGGTGGGCACGTCCTGGGGCCCCAGCCCCAAAAACGAAAGGGTGGATTCGGCCAGGATGGTGCCGGCCAGGCCGAACGTGGCCTGCACGGCCAGCACCCCCACCAGGTTGGGCAGCAGGTGGCCCAGGGCGATCCGCACGGGCCCGGCGCCCAGCACCCGGGCCGCGGTCACGAACTCCCGCTCCCGCAGGGACAGGACCTCGCCCCGGACCAGGCGGGCAAACCCCACCCATCCCATGGCACAAAGGGCGATGATCAAATTGCGAAGACTCGGCCCCAGCACCCCAGCCAACGCGATCGCGAGCAGGATGCCGGGAAACGCCAAGAGGATGTCCACCACCCGCATCAGGACCTCGTCCACCCATCCGCCCCGGTACCCGGCCCACAGCCCGAGCCCCGTGCCCACCACCAGGCTCACGCCCACCACCGAGAACCCCACCGCCAGGCTCACCCGGCCGCCGTAGAGGATGCCCGCCAGCACGTCCCGGCCCAGGCGGTCCTGGCCCAGGGGGTGGGCCCGGCTCGGCCCCTCGAGGGTGCCGTCCAGGTCGATGGCCTGGGGGTCGGCCGGCGCCAGCACCGGCGCGAGCACGGCGCCGACCACCAGAAGCGCCAGGCATCCGGCCGCGGCCAGCACGAACACCCGGCCGCCCGGGATCCGGCGCAGCGCGGTCGCGATCCCCCTCATCCCCGCACCCTCGGGTCGGCCCACCGGTAGGCCCAGTCGGCCAGCAGGTTCACCCCCACGTACCCCAGGCTGATCACCAGCACGCACCCCTGCACCAAGGGGTAGTCCCGACCGTGGATGGCCTGGAGCAGCAGGGTGCCCAGCCCGGGCCACGAGAACACCGCCTCGGTCACCACGGCCCCCGAGAGGAGGGACCCCATCTGCAGGCCCAGCACGGTGATCACGGGCAGCAGGGCGTTTCGCAGGGCGTGGACCCACAGCACCCGGCCCTCGCCCACGCCCCGGGCCCGGGCCGCCGTGAGGTACTCGGCGCCCAGCACCTCCACCAGGCTCGACCGGAGCATCCGGGTCAGCATGGCCGCCAGGGCCGTGCCCAGGGTGACCGCGGGAAGCACCAGGCTGGCCCAGCCCGCCCGGCCCGACACGGGGAACCACCGGAGGTGCACGGAGAAGGCCAGCACCAGGAGCGGCCCGAGCCAGAAGTTGGGGATCGACACCCCCAGCAGGCTCGCCACCAGGCTCCCCCGGTCCACGGCCGTGTCCTTGCGCCGGGCCGCGGCCACCCCCAGGGGCACGGCCAGGATCAGGGCCACGGCCAGGGCGGCCGCGGACAGCTCCAGGGTGGCCGGGATCCGGGCGGCCAGCAGCTCGGCCACGGGCCGGCGGTAGAGGATGCTTCGGCCCAGGTCGCCCCGGGCCACCCCGGCCAGGTACCCCAGGTACTGCTCGGCCAGGGGCCGGTCGAGCCCCAGCTCGGCCCGCAGGGCCGCCTTGTCGGCCGGGTTGGCGGTCTCGCCCAGCATCACGTCCACCGGGTCGCCCGGCACCAGGTGCACCAGCAGGAACACCAGGGTCACCACGCCCAGCACGGTGGGCACCAGGGTCACGAGCCGCCGCCGGATCACGGCGCCCCCTCCGGCCTCACCCGGGCCAGGCTGGTGTACTCCCCGCCGGGCAGGGGCTCGAACCCGGTGTACCCCCGGCGCAGCACCA
This is a stretch of genomic DNA from Deferrisoma camini S3R1. It encodes these proteins:
- the ampD gene encoding 1,6-anhydro-N-acetylmuramyl-L-alanine amidase AmpD, whose translation is MIVPWARWVPSPNASDRGGAEVDAVVLHHISLPPGEFGGGHIEALFQNRLDPGLHPYFRQIADLRVSAHFLIDRRGGCVQFVDTDRKAWHAGESLLDGVPDVNRFSVGIELEGDEVTPYTEPQYQTLDRLLAELMRAHPAIRPERIVGHEHVAPGRKRDPGPLFDWKRVREAAGRLEG
- a CDS encoding ABC transporter permease; amino-acid sequence: MRGIATALRRIPGGRVFVLAAAGCLALLVVGAVLAPVLAPADPQAIDLDGTLEGPSRAHPLGQDRLGRDVLAGILYGGRVSLAVGFSVVGVSLVVGTGLGLWAGYRGGWVDEVLMRVVDILLAFPGILLAIALAGVLGPSLRNLIIALCAMGWVGFARLVRGEVLSLREREFVTAARVLGAGPVRIALGHLLPNLVGVLAVQATFGLAGTILAESTLSFLGLGPQDVPTWGGLLSQGVDYLLFAPHLALFPGLAILVAVLGINVLGDVLRDRLDPRAGPSGERP
- the nikB gene encoding nickel ABC transporter permease, whose product is MIRRRLVTLVPTVLGVVTLVFLLVHLVPGDPVDVMLGETANPADKAALRAELGLDRPLAEQYLGYLAGVARGDLGRSILYRRPVAELLAARIPATLELSAAALAVALILAVPLGVAAARRKDTAVDRGSLVASLLGVSIPNFWLGPLLVLAFSVHLRWFPVSGRAGWASLVLPAVTLGTALAAMLTRMLRSSLVEVLGAEYLTAARARGVGEGRVLWVHALRNALLPVITVLGLQMGSLLSGAVVTEAVFSWPGLGTLLLQAIHGRDYPLVQGCVLVISLGYVGVNLLADWAYRWADPRVRG